A single window of Mycolicibacterium aurum DNA harbors:
- a CDS encoding lytic transglycosylase domain-containing protein: protein MHIGGGPALHAARRRAGQLVRTPAIGVAAVLTPLVLAGAVGASAPTTHTPTRDPAVMPLAAVAPSSNQKSGLSVVAVARTPAPLRTVASASSAPPPPVVVSAPGTLRIPSMALAAYRNAETMMASAYPGCGLSWNLLAGIGRIESAHANGGATDARGTAVRPIYGPSLDGTLPGNEVIVQSRTADRVTYARAMGPMQFLPGTWSRYASDGDGDGKAEVQNVFDASLAAARYLCSGNLNLRNQSDVVAAILRYNNSMAYAQNVLSWAAAYATGVVPVDLPPITGSVPELEATVSSHLDRREGLGPGLPLNATGLPANDPLSLIPLMERTDVASQINTALPGFVPGQTLGPLPGPMPAAQPAPQPAAPPPPAWVPPWMQPPPQQQPRCAVFCIQDVAPAAPAPVPAPAGPLGLVPPAPAAPPLPAAGPPPPPGPLLPVPPPPAPATGPAPGPVA, encoded by the coding sequence GTGCACATAGGGGGAGGACCGGCCCTACACGCCGCACGCCGTCGCGCAGGGCAACTCGTCCGCACGCCGGCCATCGGAGTCGCCGCCGTCCTCACCCCTCTGGTTCTGGCCGGCGCTGTCGGCGCCTCCGCTCCCACGACCCATACGCCCACCCGCGATCCCGCAGTGATGCCGCTGGCCGCGGTCGCCCCGTCGTCGAACCAGAAGTCCGGCCTCTCGGTGGTCGCGGTCGCCAGGACGCCTGCGCCGTTGCGCACCGTCGCCAGCGCCTCCTCCGCGCCCCCACCCCCGGTCGTGGTGAGTGCGCCGGGCACACTGCGCATTCCGTCGATGGCGTTGGCGGCGTACCGCAACGCCGAGACGATGATGGCGTCCGCCTACCCCGGATGCGGGTTGAGCTGGAACCTGTTGGCCGGCATCGGTCGGATCGAGTCGGCGCACGCCAACGGTGGCGCCACCGACGCCCGCGGCACCGCGGTGCGCCCGATCTACGGACCGAGCCTCGACGGCACACTGCCGGGCAACGAGGTCATCGTGCAGAGTCGGACGGCCGACCGCGTCACCTACGCGCGGGCCATGGGGCCGATGCAGTTCCTGCCCGGCACCTGGTCGCGCTACGCCTCCGACGGGGACGGCGACGGCAAAGCCGAAGTCCAGAACGTGTTCGACGCCTCGCTGGCGGCGGCCCGGTACCTGTGCAGCGGCAACCTGAACCTGCGTAACCAGTCCGACGTGGTCGCCGCGATCCTGCGCTACAACAACTCGATGGCCTACGCCCAGAACGTGCTCAGCTGGGCGGCCGCGTACGCGACCGGCGTCGTCCCTGTCGACCTGCCGCCGATCACCGGCTCCGTCCCTGAGCTGGAAGCCACCGTCAGCAGCCATCTCGACCGCCGGGAAGGCCTCGGCCCCGGACTGCCGCTGAACGCGACGGGCCTGCCCGCCAACGACCCGCTGTCGCTCATCCCGCTGATGGAACGCACCGACGTGGCCAGCCAGATCAACACGGCCCTGCCCGGTTTCGTGCCCGGCCAGACGTTGGGGCCGCTGCCCGGGCCCATGCCCGCCGCTCAGCCGGCGCCCCAGCCGGCCGCGCCCCCGCCGCCGGCGTGGGTACCGCCGTGGATGCAGCCGCCGCCGCAGCAGCAGCCGCGTTGCGCCGTGTTCTGCATCCAGGATGTTGCGCCCGCCGCGCCGGCGCCTGTGCCCGCTCCTGCCGGACCGCTCGGTCTAGTGCCTCCTGCGCCGGCCGCGCCGCCGCTCCCTGCTGCCGGACCGCCGCCACCACCGGGACCTCTGCTGCCGGTCCCGCCGCCGCCGGCACCCGCGACGGGCCCGGCGCCCGGCCCGGTGGCCTGA
- a CDS encoding O-methyltransferase has protein sequence MASTDEPGAGSGDSTTRTGQAEAIVHHAEHSISEDAIVAAARERAVDIGAGAVTPAVGALLCVLAKLTHARAVVEVGTGAGVSGLWLLSGMREDGVLTTIDVEPEHQRIAKQAFTEAGVGPGRTRLIGGRAQEVLTRLADDSYDLVFIDADPADQPQFVVEGVRLLRPGGAIVVHRAALGGRAGDANAKDNEVAAVREAARLIAEDERLTPVLIPLGDGLLAAARD, from the coding sequence ATGGCCAGCACCGACGAGCCAGGAGCAGGCTCCGGCGATTCCACCACCCGCACCGGGCAGGCCGAAGCGATCGTCCATCACGCCGAACACTCGATCTCCGAGGACGCCATCGTCGCCGCCGCCCGGGAGCGGGCGGTCGACATCGGCGCCGGCGCGGTGACCCCCGCGGTCGGCGCACTGCTGTGCGTCCTGGCCAAGCTCACCCATGCGCGCGCCGTCGTGGAGGTGGGCACCGGCGCCGGGGTGAGCGGGCTGTGGCTGCTGTCCGGTATGCGCGAGGACGGGGTCCTGACGACGATCGACGTCGAACCGGAACACCAGCGCATCGCCAAGCAGGCGTTCACCGAGGCCGGGGTGGGCCCCGGGCGGACCCGGTTGATCGGCGGCCGCGCCCAGGAAGTGCTGACCCGCCTGGCCGACGACTCCTACGACCTCGTGTTCATCGACGCCGACCCCGCAGACCAGCCCCAGTTCGTGGTCGAAGGCGTGCGACTGCTGCGCCCGGGAGGCGCGATCGTCGTGCACCGCGCCGCCCTCGGCGGACGTGCCGGCGACGCCAACGCCAAGGACAACGAGGTCGCCGCGGTGCGGGAAGCGGCACGGTTGATCGCCGAGGACGAACGGCTGACGCCGGTGCTCATCCCATTGGGCGACGGACTGCTGGCCGCCGCCCGCGACTGA
- a CDS encoding Mrp/NBP35 family ATP-binding protein — translation MSATPNDLEAAVRTALGKVIDPELRRPITEVGMVKNVTVDADASVHVEVYLTTSACPKKTEITDRVTRAVQDVPGTGAVTVTLDVMNDEQRTELRKLLRGDSREPVIPFAQPGSLTKVYAVASGKGGVGKSSVTVNLAAAMAARGLSVGLLDADIYGHSVPRMMGTTDRPTQVESMILPPVAHEVRVISIAMFTQGNTPVVWRGPMLHRALQQFLADVYWGDLDVLLLDLPPGTGDIAISVAQLIPGAEILVVTTPQLAAAEVAERAGAIALQTRQRIAGVVENMVDGPVLKMFGEGGGRHVAESLSRSVGAEVPLLGQVPLDPDLVSAGDSGTPLVLSAPDSPAGKELRKIADALSSRRRGLAGMSLGLDPAGR, via the coding sequence ATGTCTGCTACCCCGAATGACCTGGAAGCGGCGGTACGTACCGCGCTGGGCAAGGTGATCGACCCCGAACTGCGGCGCCCGATCACCGAAGTCGGCATGGTCAAGAACGTCACCGTGGACGCCGACGCATCGGTGCACGTCGAGGTGTATCTGACCACCTCCGCATGCCCGAAGAAGACCGAGATCACCGACAGGGTGACCCGCGCGGTCCAGGATGTCCCCGGCACCGGCGCGGTCACGGTGACCCTCGACGTCATGAACGACGAGCAGCGCACCGAATTGCGCAAGCTCCTGCGCGGCGACTCCCGCGAGCCCGTCATCCCCTTCGCGCAGCCGGGATCGTTGACCAAGGTGTACGCCGTCGCGTCCGGCAAGGGCGGCGTCGGCAAGTCCAGCGTCACCGTGAACCTGGCGGCCGCGATGGCCGCGCGTGGTCTGTCGGTGGGACTGCTTGACGCCGACATCTACGGCCACTCCGTACCCCGGATGATGGGCACCACGGATCGTCCCACCCAGGTCGAATCGATGATCCTGCCGCCGGTGGCGCACGAGGTCCGGGTGATCTCGATCGCCATGTTCACCCAGGGCAACACACCCGTGGTGTGGCGCGGGCCGATGCTGCACCGGGCGCTTCAGCAGTTCCTCGCCGACGTGTACTGGGGCGACCTGGACGTGCTGCTGCTGGATCTGCCACCCGGCACCGGCGACATCGCGATCTCGGTGGCGCAGCTGATTCCCGGCGCTGAGATCCTGGTGGTCACCACCCCGCAGCTGGCCGCTGCGGAGGTCGCCGAGCGAGCCGGGGCGATCGCGCTGCAGACCCGTCAGCGCATCGCCGGTGTGGTGGAGAACATGGTCGACGGCCCTGTGCTCAAGATGTTCGGCGAAGGCGGCGGACGCCACGTCGCCGAGAGCCTGTCGCGCTCTGTCGGCGCCGAGGTGCCGCTGCTCGGGCAGGTCCCGCTGGACCCGGACCTGGTGAGCGCCGGTGACTCCGGCACCCCGCTGGTGCTCAGCGCACCGGACTCGCCGGCCGGCAAGGAACTGCGCAAGATCGCCGACGCACTGTCCAGCCGCAGGCGGGGCCTTGCGGGTATGTCGCTGGGGCTCGACCCGGCGGGCCGCTGA
- the sigE gene encoding RNA polymerase sigma factor SigE — MTERASAARTGTARSGNNTASRGVMLSDHFDLEDPTTANSGPNTVSGAATVASPVSMAHLEQFTDAEWVEPTDELSGTAVFDATGDKAAMPSWDELVRQHADRVYRLAYRLSGNQHDAEDLTQETFIRVFRSVQNYQPGTFEGWLHRITTNLFLDMVRRRGRIRMEALPEDYDRVPADEPNPEQIYHDSRLGADLQAALDSLAPEFRAAVVLCDIEGLSYEEIGATLGVKLGTVRSRIHRGRQALRDYLARHSGASTLADARDMAESA; from the coding sequence ATGACAGAACGCGCTTCGGCCGCACGCACCGGTACCGCGCGCTCAGGGAACAACACCGCCTCACGTGGCGTTATGCTCTCCGACCACTTCGACCTGGAGGATCCGACGACCGCCAATTCCGGCCCCAATACCGTCTCTGGCGCTGCAACCGTGGCGTCACCTGTTTCGATGGCCCATCTGGAGCAGTTCACCGATGCCGAATGGGTGGAGCCCACCGACGAGCTGTCGGGCACCGCGGTGTTCGACGCCACCGGTGACAAGGCCGCGATGCCCAGTTGGGACGAGCTGGTTCGCCAGCACGCCGACCGGGTGTACCGCTTGGCCTATCGGCTGTCCGGCAATCAGCACGACGCGGAGGACCTGACCCAGGAGACGTTCATCCGCGTCTTCCGGTCGGTGCAGAACTACCAGCCCGGCACCTTCGAGGGTTGGTTGCACCGCATTACGACCAACCTGTTCCTCGACATGGTTCGGCGCCGTGGCCGCATCCGTATGGAGGCCCTGCCCGAGGACTACGACCGCGTGCCGGCCGACGAGCCGAACCCGGAGCAGATCTACCACGACTCACGGCTGGGCGCCGACCTGCAGGCCGCCCTGGACTCGCTGGCGCCGGAATTCCGCGCAGCCGTGGTGCTGTGTGACATCGAGGGCCTGTCCTACGAGGAGATCGGGGCGACGCTCGGCGTCAAACTCGGCACCGTGCGCAGCCGAATCCACCGTGGACGGCAGGCGCTGCGTGACTACCTGGCCCGCCATTCGGGTGCCTCCACCTTGGCCGACGCCAGGGACATGGCCGAGTCCGCCTGA
- a CDS encoding HpcH/HpaI aldolase/citrate lyase family protein, whose protein sequence is MENRYRPRRTCLSVPGSSEKMIQKAKTLPADEVFLDLEDAVAIEAKSQARTRVAAALAEPGWAGQLRGVRVNDWSTPWTHTDVIEVVARAGAVLDFVVLPKVTAAAHVHALDLLLGQLEATHGLPLGRIGIEAQIEDARGLTDIDAIAAAPRVQALVLGPADLMASLNMRTLEVGEQPQGYDVGDAYHHVLMRILIAARANGIAAIDGPYLKVRDVDAFRRVAGRSAALGYDGKWVLHPDQIEAGNEIFSPRQEAYDRAELILEAYEWHTSSAGGARGAVMLGDEMLDEASRKMALVIAGKGRAAGMQRTGERFEPPA, encoded by the coding sequence GTGGAGAACCGGTATCGGCCCCGCCGGACGTGCCTGTCCGTGCCGGGCAGCAGCGAGAAGATGATCCAGAAGGCGAAGACACTTCCGGCCGACGAGGTGTTCCTCGACCTTGAGGACGCCGTGGCGATCGAGGCGAAATCGCAAGCGCGGACCCGGGTTGCGGCGGCGCTGGCAGAACCCGGCTGGGCGGGCCAGCTGCGTGGCGTGCGTGTCAACGACTGGAGCACGCCGTGGACGCACACCGACGTCATCGAGGTGGTGGCGCGGGCGGGAGCCGTGCTGGATTTCGTGGTGCTGCCCAAGGTCACAGCAGCCGCGCACGTCCACGCGCTGGATCTGCTGCTCGGTCAACTGGAGGCCACCCACGGACTGCCGCTGGGACGCATCGGCATCGAGGCGCAGATCGAGGACGCTCGCGGGCTCACCGACATCGACGCGATCGCGGCCGCTCCACGCGTGCAGGCGCTGGTGCTCGGCCCAGCGGACCTGATGGCGAGCCTGAACATGCGCACGCTGGAGGTCGGCGAGCAGCCGCAGGGCTACGACGTCGGTGATGCGTATCACCATGTGCTGATGCGGATCCTGATCGCCGCGCGCGCCAACGGCATCGCCGCGATCGACGGCCCCTACCTGAAAGTCCGCGACGTCGACGCGTTCCGGCGGGTGGCCGGGCGGTCGGCCGCCCTCGGTTACGACGGCAAGTGGGTGCTGCATCCCGACCAGATCGAGGCGGGTAACGAGATCTTCAGCCCGCGGCAGGAGGCCTATGACCGCGCCGAGCTGATCCTTGAGGCCTACGAATGGCACACCTCCAGTGCCGGCGGGGCCAGGGGAGCGGTGATGCTCGGCGACGAGATGCTCGACGAGGCGAGCCGCAAGATGGCGCTCGTCATCGCCGGAAAAGGGCGCGCCGCGGGAATGCAGCGCACCGGAGAGCGCTTCGAACCACCCGCCTGA
- a CDS encoding DUF1003 domain-containing protein, which yields MSDSSARQRLDTPKSSRSIAPRLDIEAVGRVSEQFARFLGTGRYLAIQTVFVIIWVLLNVGAFAWQWDPYPFILLNLAFSTQAAYAAPLILLAQNRQENRDRVALEEDRRRAEQTKADTEFLARELAALRLAVGEVATRDYLRRELEEIRHLIEELHGDARTDGGEPSKQRAGEKKAKKSG from the coding sequence ATGAGCGACTCCTCAGCGCGCCAACGCCTCGACACGCCCAAGAGCTCTCGGTCCATCGCGCCCCGGCTGGACATCGAGGCGGTGGGCCGGGTCAGCGAACAGTTCGCCCGATTCCTGGGGACGGGCCGCTACCTGGCGATCCAGACCGTCTTCGTCATCATCTGGGTCCTGCTCAACGTGGGCGCGTTCGCCTGGCAGTGGGACCCGTACCCGTTCATCCTGCTCAACCTCGCGTTCTCGACCCAGGCCGCGTATGCGGCGCCGCTGATCCTGCTGGCCCAGAATCGGCAGGAGAACCGCGACCGTGTGGCCCTGGAGGAGGACCGCAGGCGCGCCGAACAGACCAAGGCCGACACCGAGTTCCTGGCCCGCGAGCTCGCGGCGCTGCGGCTCGCCGTGGGCGAGGTAGCCACCCGCGACTACCTGCGCCGCGAACTGGAGGAGATTCGCCACCTCATCGAGGAGTTGCACGGCGACGCCCGAACAGACGGCGGCGAACCGAGCAAACAGCGTGCAGGTGAGAAGAAGGCCAAGAAATCAGGTTGA
- a CDS encoding TetR/AcrR family transcriptional regulator: MRSAEDLTAAARIRDAAIDQFGRAGFAVGLRAIATAAGVSPGLVIHHFGSKDGLRAACDDYIADTVLAAKTESIQTSDPATWFAQLAEIEEYAPMMGYLVRSLQSGGELAKRLWRTMIDNTERYVEEGVRAGTIKPSADPRARGRFLAMTGGGAFLLYLQMHDDPTNLRAVLRDYSEEMVLPALELYTNGLMADSTMYDAFLAQREHGIPFTSTEGAHGE; this comes from the coding sequence ATGCGTTCAGCGGAGGATCTCACCGCGGCGGCCCGCATCCGCGATGCCGCCATCGATCAATTCGGCCGGGCCGGGTTCGCGGTGGGACTTCGCGCCATCGCCACCGCCGCGGGGGTCAGCCCCGGCCTGGTGATCCATCACTTCGGCTCCAAAGACGGATTGCGCGCAGCGTGCGACGACTACATCGCCGACACCGTCCTTGCCGCCAAGACCGAGTCGATCCAGACATCCGATCCCGCAACCTGGTTCGCGCAGCTGGCAGAGATCGAGGAGTACGCCCCGATGATGGGCTACCTCGTGCGGAGCCTTCAATCGGGTGGCGAGCTGGCGAAAAGGCTGTGGCGCACCATGATCGACAACACCGAACGGTACGTCGAAGAAGGTGTGCGAGCCGGGACGATAAAGCCGAGCGCTGACCCGAGGGCCAGGGGCCGGTTTCTCGCGATGACCGGCGGCGGAGCGTTCCTGCTCTACCTCCAGATGCACGACGACCCGACGAATCTGCGCGCCGTCCTCCGCGACTACAGCGAGGAGATGGTGCTGCCTGCCCTCGAGCTCTACACCAACGGGCTGATGGCGGACTCCACCATGTACGACGCGTTCCTCGCCCAACGCGAACACGGCATTCCGTTCACCTCGACAGAAGGAGCCCACGGTGAGTGA
- the tatB gene encoding Sec-independent protein translocase protein TatB has protein sequence MFANVGWGEMLVLVIAGLVILGPERLPGAIRWTAGAVRQARDYVTGATSQLREDLGPEFDDLREPLSELQKLRGMTPRAALTKHLLDGDDSIFTGKTPPQEKPQSSGGPTPVPQDQQTPASAATPPEPSASTPYDTDAT, from the coding sequence GTGTTCGCCAATGTCGGCTGGGGCGAGATGTTGGTCCTGGTGATCGCCGGTCTGGTGATCCTGGGACCGGAGCGGCTGCCCGGCGCAATCCGGTGGACCGCCGGTGCGGTGCGCCAGGCCCGCGACTACGTGACGGGTGCGACGAGCCAGCTACGCGAGGATCTCGGCCCGGAGTTCGACGACCTTCGTGAACCGCTGTCCGAGTTGCAGAAGCTGCGTGGCATGACCCCGCGTGCGGCCCTGACCAAGCACCTTCTCGACGGGGACGACTCGATCTTCACGGGCAAGACACCGCCCCAGGAGAAGCCGCAGTCCAGCGGTGGTCCTACACCGGTGCCCCAGGATCAGCAGACTCCCGCATCGGCGGCCACGCCGCCGGAGCCGAGCGCCTCGACGCCGTACGACACCGACGCGACCTGA
- the rseA gene encoding anti-sigma E factor RseA, protein MFDPGHAFRRAFSWLPTQFASQSDDPVGPRQFGSTEHLSIEALAAFVDGELRMTAHLRAAHHLSLCPECALEVDAQRQAREALRDCRPVAMPSSLLGLLSQIPNHTPVEADEPAETPQLADGTQRPRRKRR, encoded by the coding sequence GTGTTCGATCCCGGACATGCGTTCCGCCGAGCGTTCTCGTGGCTGCCGACGCAATTTGCCTCGCAGAGCGACGACCCGGTGGGGCCCCGCCAGTTCGGGTCCACCGAGCACCTGTCCATCGAGGCACTGGCGGCGTTCGTCGACGGCGAGCTGAGAATGACCGCACACCTGCGCGCCGCCCATCATCTGTCACTGTGCCCGGAGTGCGCCCTCGAGGTCGACGCTCAACGCCAGGCCCGGGAAGCGTTGCGGGACTGCCGCCCGGTGGCGATGCCAAGTTCTTTGCTGGGGTTGTTGTCCCAGATCCCGAACCACACTCCGGTGGAGGCTGACGAGCCGGCCGAAACGCCGCAGTTAGCTGACGGCACGCAGCGGCCTCGTCGCAAACGCCGGTAG
- a CDS encoding magnesium transporter MgtE N-terminal domain-containing protein — protein sequence MASVNRVYAARLAGMVVLGPDGESIGRVRDVVIGISAVRQQPRVLGLVIELLTRRRIFVPILRVTAIEPGAVTLSTGSVSLRRFSQRPGEVLVLGQVLETRVRINDPDLPELVGLDVVVVDLGIEQTRTRDWTVTRVAVRPQRRLGRRSNVYTVDWQHVHGLTPSGLAMPDQGVASLLEQFQGQRPVEVADAIRELPHKRRHEVVNALDDERLADVLQELPEDQQVELLRQLKTDRAADVLEAMDPDDAADLLGTMTPADAEQFLRRMDPEDSEDVRRLLSHSPNTAGGLMTSEPVVLAPDTTVAEALARVRDPDLTPAVASLVFVVRPPTATPTGHYLGCVHLQRLLREPPASLVSGMVDKDLPSLGPEDSLSALTRYFAAYNLVCGPVVDEENHLLGAVSVDDVLDHLLPDDWREREAEAVIVAAEGTT from the coding sequence ATGGCGTCGGTCAACAGGGTGTACGCGGCTCGGCTCGCGGGAATGGTCGTGCTCGGACCCGACGGCGAATCGATCGGACGGGTGCGCGATGTGGTCATCGGTATCAGCGCCGTCCGCCAGCAGCCGAGGGTTCTCGGGCTGGTCATCGAGTTGCTCACGCGGAGAAGAATTTTCGTCCCCATTCTGCGTGTCACGGCGATCGAGCCCGGGGCGGTCACCCTGTCGACCGGCAGTGTGTCGCTGCGCCGCTTCTCCCAGCGACCGGGCGAGGTCCTCGTGCTGGGACAGGTGCTCGAGACCCGGGTGCGCATCAACGATCCGGATCTGCCCGAGCTCGTGGGGCTCGACGTCGTCGTCGTCGACCTCGGCATCGAACAGACCCGCACCCGCGACTGGACGGTCACCCGCGTCGCGGTGCGCCCGCAACGCAGGCTCGGCCGTCGCAGCAACGTCTACACCGTCGACTGGCAGCACGTGCACGGCCTCACCCCGTCCGGCCTCGCGATGCCCGACCAGGGCGTCGCCTCGCTCCTCGAACAGTTCCAGGGCCAGCGGCCCGTCGAGGTGGCCGACGCCATCCGCGAGTTGCCCCACAAACGGCGCCACGAGGTGGTCAACGCACTCGACGACGAGCGGCTGGCCGACGTGCTGCAGGAGTTGCCCGAGGACCAGCAGGTGGAACTGCTCCGCCAGTTGAAGACCGACCGTGCCGCCGACGTGCTGGAGGCGATGGATCCCGACGACGCCGCCGACCTCCTCGGCACGATGACCCCGGCCGACGCCGAACAGTTCCTGCGCCGCATGGACCCCGAGGATTCCGAAGACGTGCGCCGGTTGCTCAGCCACTCCCCGAACACCGCGGGCGGCCTGATGACCTCCGAGCCGGTGGTGCTGGCACCTGACACCACCGTCGCGGAAGCCCTTGCCCGGGTGCGGGATCCGGATCTCACCCCCGCCGTCGCGTCCCTGGTGTTCGTGGTTCGCCCACCGACCGCCACACCGACCGGCCACTATCTGGGCTGCGTACATCTGCAGCGGCTGCTGCGCGAACCGCCCGCCTCTCTGGTCAGCGGGATGGTCGACAAAGATCTGCCCAGCCTCGGGCCCGAAGACTCACTCAGCGCGCTCACGCGCTATTTCGCGGCGTACAACCTGGTGTGCGGACCGGTGGTCGACGAGGAGAATCACCTGCTCGGCGCGGTCTCGGTGGACGACGTGCTGGACCATCTGCTGCCGGACGACTGGCGTGAACGGGAAGCCGAAGCCGTGATCGTGGCCGCCGAGGGCACGACATGA
- the htrA gene encoding serine protease HtrA has protein sequence MSNLDETGRERLQPRPVSRPPVDPAAQRTFGRPSGVNGSFLGADKHRDQGEYAPKDQAPDPVLAEAFSRPYRGGESLQRHPTDAGALDAERDGAGDEPDDPWRNPGAAAALGTPALTPSGPTVVAAPTGKLGVRDVLFGGRVSYVALAVLGIAALLIGVAGGWVGRTTAEVVEAFTTSKVTLDTSGSADGEPQGQLAKVAAAVADSVVTIEATSETEGSQGSGVVVDGRGYIVTNNHVISEAATNPSEFKMSVVFNDGTEVPANLVGRDPKTDLAVLKVDNVDNLSVARMGDSEKLRVGEEVIAAGAPLGLRSTVTHGIISALHRPVPLSGDGSDTDTVIDGVQTDASINHGNSGGPLINMNSEVIGINTAGKSLSDSASGLGFAIPVNEVKQVVETLIQSGKIAHPTLGLTARSVSNDVSKGAQVADVSPDSPAERAGILENDVVVKVGDRDVADADEFIVAVRQLAINEPAPIEVVRDGRRVTLTVTPNGDDST, from the coding sequence GTGAGCAATCTGGACGAGACCGGTCGGGAACGTCTTCAGCCGCGGCCGGTGTCACGTCCGCCTGTCGATCCGGCGGCTCAGCGGACGTTCGGACGGCCGTCGGGGGTCAACGGCTCCTTTCTGGGCGCCGACAAGCATCGCGATCAGGGCGAGTACGCCCCCAAGGATCAGGCGCCCGACCCCGTGCTGGCCGAGGCGTTCAGCCGGCCCTACCGCGGTGGCGAATCACTGCAGCGGCACCCCACCGATGCAGGTGCCCTCGATGCCGAACGTGACGGCGCCGGCGACGAGCCAGACGATCCGTGGCGCAATCCTGGGGCTGCCGCGGCGCTCGGCACGCCCGCGCTCACTCCTTCCGGACCCACCGTCGTCGCGGCGCCCACCGGCAAGCTCGGTGTCCGCGATGTGCTGTTCGGCGGCCGGGTGTCCTACGTCGCCCTCGCGGTACTCGGCATTGCGGCGCTGCTGATCGGCGTCGCTGGCGGCTGGGTGGGGCGTACCACCGCCGAGGTGGTCGAAGCGTTCACCACCTCCAAGGTCACGTTGGACACCAGCGGCAGCGCGGATGGCGAGCCGCAGGGCCAGCTCGCCAAAGTAGCTGCGGCAGTAGCTGATTCGGTGGTCACCATCGAGGCGACCAGTGAGACGGAGGGTTCTCAGGGCTCGGGTGTCGTCGTCGACGGCCGCGGCTACATCGTGACCAACAACCACGTCATCTCCGAAGCCGCCACGAATCCCAGCGAGTTCAAGATGTCGGTGGTGTTCAACGACGGCACCGAGGTGCCGGCCAACCTGGTCGGCCGTGACCCCAAGACCGACCTTGCCGTGCTCAAAGTCGACAACGTCGACAACCTGTCGGTGGCCCGGATGGGTGATTCCGAGAAGCTGCGCGTCGGTGAGGAAGTGATCGCCGCGGGAGCCCCGCTGGGCCTGCGCAGCACGGTCACCCACGGCATCATCAGTGCCCTGCACCGGCCGGTGCCGCTGTCGGGCGACGGTTCCGACACCGACACCGTGATCGACGGTGTGCAGACCGACGCGTCCATCAACCACGGCAACTCCGGTGGACCGCTGATCAACATGAACTCTGAGGTCATCGGCATCAACACGGCGGGCAAGTCGCTGTCGGACAGTGCCAGCGGCCTCGGCTTCGCGATCCCGGTCAACGAGGTCAAGCAGGTGGTCGAGACCCTGATCCAGAGCGGCAAGATCGCCCATCCCACACTGGGATTGACGGCCCGCTCGGTGAGCAACGACGTCTCCAAGGGCGCACAGGTGGCCGACGTGTCACCGGACAGCCCGGCCGAGCGTGCGGGCATCCTGGAGAACGACGTTGTCGTCAAGGTGGGGGACCGTGACGTTGCCGATGCCGACGAGTTCATCGTCGCGGTCCGCCAACTCGCCATCAACGAGCCGGCGCCCATCGAGGTCGTCCGCGACGGCCGCCGCGTGACGCTGACGGTGACTCCCAACGGCGACGACAGCACGTAG